The following nucleotide sequence is from Mesorhizobium sp. J8.
TCAGTCGTTCTCGGGCTGGCGCTTACCGGTCTCGTCGTCGGCTACGCCGTGAAATACCGCGTCGGCTCCAAGGCGGATCGAACGGGCAAGCGTTCCCGCAGCCTGCCGCTCGAAATGAGCTGGACGATCGCCAGCCTGGTCATCGCCTTCATCTTCTTCGGCTGGGGCGCGGCGCTTTTCGTTCGCCGCGACCATCCGCCGGCTGACGCGCTCGAGATCAACGGCATTGGCAAGCAGTGGATGTGGGAGTTCAGGCAACCCGGTGGCCAGCGCGAGATCAACGAACTGCACGTCCCCGTCGGCAAGGCCGTCGTCGTGTCGCTCGCCGCGCAGGACGTCATCCACTCCTTCTACGTGCCGGCCTTCCGCATCAAGCAGGACGCGGTGCCGGGCCGCACGACGCATATCTGGTTCGTCGCCACCGAGCCCGGCCGCTATCACTTGTTCTGCGCCCAGTATTGCGGCACCCAGCACTCCGAAATGGGCGGCTGGGTGACGGCGATGGCGCCCGAGCAATATGCCGCGTGGCTGAACAGCCAGGGCGAAGGCGAGACGCTAGCCGCGGGCGGCGAGAAATTGTTTCGCGCGCTGGGCTGTTCCGGCTGCCACGGCGCGAGCAGCAAGGTGAGGGCACCGGCGCTCGACGGCATCTTCGGCCGACCGGTGGCGCTCGACAATCAGCAGACGGTCATCGCCGACGAGCGTTACCTGCGCGACTCCATCCTCAACCCGAAGAAAGAGATCGCCGCCGGCTACGAGCCGGTCATGCCGAGCTTCGACGGCCTCATCGACGAAGGCGAGCTGCAGATGCTGCTTGCCTACCTGAAGTCGCTTTCCCCGCAACCAACGGCTGGAGCCAGGCCATGACCAACGCGGCGATGCCTGGCACTTATCTCGGAGAGGGGAGCGGACCTCGCGCGTGGCTGCTGACCACCGACCATAAACGCGTCGCGTGGCTCTATCTCATTTCGCTGACGGCCTTTTTCTTCCTCGGCGGCGCCATGGCCGTGCTGATGCGGATCGAGCTGGCGACGCCGGCCGGCGACCTCGTCTCCGACGATGTCTACAACCGGCTGTTCTCGCTGCATGGCATCATCATGGTCTGGTTCTTCCTGGTGCCGTCGATCCCGGCGACGCTTGGCAATTTCCTTTTGCCGCTGATGATCGGCGCGCGCGACCTCGCCTTCCCGCGGCTGAACCTCGCCAGCTGGTATGTATTCATCTTCGGCAGCCTGTTCGCCTTGTTTGCGGTGGTGGCCGGCGGCGTCGACACCGGCTGGACTTTCTACACGCCGCTGTCGACGCTCTATGCCAATGGCTGGGTCTCGACCGCGGCCTTCGGCGTCTTCATCGTCGGCTTCTCGACAATCATGACCGGCATCAACTTCATCGTCAGCGTACACACGCTGCGCGCGCCGGGACTCACCTGGTTTCGCCTGCCGATCTTCGTCTGGACGCTCTACGCCACCAGCCTGGTCATGGTGCTGGCGACCCCGGTGCTCGCCGCCTCGCTGATCCTGATCGTGCTGGAGCGCGTCTTCGGCATCGGCATCTTCAATCCCGATCTCGGCGGCGACCCACTGCTCTTCCAGCATCTCTTCTGGTTCTACTCGCACCCGGCCGTCTACATCATGATCCTGCCGGGCATGGGCGTGGTGTCGGAAGTGCTGCCGTGTTTCAGCCGCCGGCCGCTGTTCGGCTACAAGGCGGTGGCGATCTCGTCGATGGCGATCGCGGTCTTCGGCTTCCTGGTTTGGGGGCACCACATGTTCGTCAGCGGGCAGTCGGCCTATGCCGGCGTGGTGTTCTCGTTCCTGTCCTTCTGCGTCGCGATCCCGTCGGCGATCAAAGTCT
It contains:
- the ctaD gene encoding cytochrome c oxidase subunit I; the protein is MTNAAMPGTYLGEGSGPRAWLLTTDHKRVAWLYLISLTAFFFLGGAMAVLMRIELATPAGDLVSDDVYNRLFSLHGIIMVWFFLVPSIPATLGNFLLPLMIGARDLAFPRLNLASWYVFIFGSLFALFAVVAGGVDTGWTFYTPLSTLYANGWVSTAAFGVFIVGFSTIMTGINFIVSVHTLRAPGLTWFRLPIFVWTLYATSLVMVLATPVLAASLILIVLERVFGIGIFNPDLGGDPLLFQHLFWFYSHPAVYIMILPGMGVVSEVLPCFSRRPLFGYKAVAISSMAIAVFGFLVWGHHMFVSGQSAYAGVVFSFLSFCVAIPSAIKVFNWSLTLRKGEISFETPMLYALFFLALFTFGGLAGLFLAALAVDVHVHDTYFVIAHFHYIMVGGMVTAYMAGLHFWWPKLTGRMYSETAGRIAATVTFVGFNLTFFPQFVLGFDGMPRRYHTYPPEFQFWNVLSSAGAVVLAIGYLMPLFYLGWSLFRGVRAPDNPWNATGLEWQTGSPPPPHNFETMPVVTRPAYAYDMKGLEHERFSPHREEAAG
- the coxB gene encoding cytochrome c oxidase subunit II → MSFGIPFFPQEASSEAGQVDALFYTLLVFSVVLGLALTGLVVGYAVKYRVGSKADRTGKRSRSLPLEMSWTIASLVIAFIFFGWGAALFVRRDHPPADALEINGIGKQWMWEFRQPGGQREINELHVPVGKAVVVSLAAQDVIHSFYVPAFRIKQDAVPGRTTHIWFVATEPGRYHLFCAQYCGTQHSEMGGWVTAMAPEQYAAWLNSQGEGETLAAGGEKLFRALGCSGCHGASSKVRAPALDGIFGRPVALDNQQTVIADERYLRDSILNPKKEIAAGYEPVMPSFDGLIDEGELQMLLAYLKSLSPQPTAGARP